In a single window of the Bacteroides acidifaciens genome:
- a CDS encoding RNA polymerase sigma factor, producing MNRCEYHNMTDPVLWGYLSTGDGIALEVLYRRYFSSLFNYGKSLCANEDLVKDCIQDLFVKIYNNKASSPHFVKAYLFRILRNCIYDKIHSVIVDLSIEDVDFELSIEDEELEDLFARGDEDLLIGKRLRKAFSRLPANQKNAVYLRFIKDFSWAEIAEILHITPHSAMNLIARAISKLSSLLEK from the coding sequence ATGAACAGATGTGAATATCATAATATGACTGATCCAGTTTTATGGGGTTATTTATCTACAGGTGATGGAATAGCTCTTGAAGTATTGTATCGACGTTATTTCTCATCACTATTCAATTATGGTAAGTCTCTTTGTGCCAATGAAGATTTGGTAAAGGATTGTATTCAGGATCTTTTTGTGAAAATCTATAATAATAAGGCTTCTTCTCCTCATTTTGTGAAGGCATATCTGTTCAGGATATTGAGAAATTGTATCTATGATAAAATACATTCTGTCATAGTTGATCTTTCTATTGAGGACGTTGATTTTGAATTGAGCATAGAGGATGAAGAACTGGAGGACTTATTTGCCAGGGGGGACGAAGACTTGTTAATCGGTAAGCGTTTGCGCAAAGCTTTCTCACGTTTGCCTGCTAATCAGAAGAATGCCGTTTATCTACGTTTTATAAAAGACTTTTCTTGGGCGGAAATAGCAGAAATATTGCATATAACTCCCCATTCGGCAATGAATTTAATAGCTCGTGCTATATCCAAACTATCCTCTTTATTAGAAAAGTAA
- a CDS encoding FecR family protein: MDKRNTHIRSVGSLLLHYLKRREATAPAGLEDELWQCIERNIKENKRRRIIYYLKWSFSTAAVILLFVGLGYYYSNEEPDIKAQVALLPTVVSEENEIVLSGGNNERLTIENGATVSYTSQGTISVNKTIVRQKEKEEKNEENVYNQIIVPKGRHSSLLLADGTRLDINAGSRVVYPSHFKKDKREIYIEGEVFLDVKRNESAPFIVKTSHFDIEVLGTAFNVHAYKDDVKSSVVLLRGIVNVKGEHGDKMNLVPNELASIRNGVILGKERVNAEEYISWTKGVFILKNELLGDVFKKLERYFDREIILTGKMPVEPLCGKIDLNEGIQEIIRFISLTAPIVVEERDSIFYVSPK, from the coding sequence ATGGATAAAAGAAATACACATATCCGTTCTGTTGGCAGTTTATTGCTGCATTATTTGAAAAGACGGGAGGCAACGGCTCCTGCCGGGCTTGAGGATGAATTGTGGCAATGCATTGAACGGAATATTAAAGAGAATAAACGTCGTCGTATAATATATTATCTGAAATGGTCATTTTCTACAGCCGCTGTAATATTGCTATTTGTAGGGCTGGGTTATTATTATTCCAATGAAGAGCCGGATATAAAGGCTCAAGTTGCTTTATTGCCAACAGTAGTATCTGAAGAAAATGAGATAGTATTATCCGGAGGTAATAATGAACGGTTGACGATTGAAAATGGGGCGACTGTATCATATACTTCGCAGGGCACTATTTCTGTAAATAAAACAATAGTGCGGCAGAAAGAGAAGGAAGAAAAAAATGAAGAAAATGTGTATAATCAAATTATAGTTCCCAAAGGCAGGCATAGTAGCCTGTTGTTGGCAGATGGGACTAGGCTTGATATAAATGCCGGTTCCCGGGTAGTGTATCCATCTCATTTTAAAAAAGATAAGCGGGAGATTTATATAGAAGGAGAAGTGTTTTTAGACGTAAAACGTAATGAATCAGCACCTTTTATTGTGAAGACTTCACATTTTGATATTGAAGTGCTTGGTACGGCTTTTAATGTACATGCTTATAAAGATGATGTAAAATCTTCAGTTGTTTTGTTACGCGGAATAGTAAATGTAAAAGGTGAGCATGGGGACAAAATGAATTTGGTTCCTAATGAATTGGCTTCAATTAGAAATGGAGTAATTCTAGGAAAAGAGCGAGTGAATGCAGAAGAATATATTAGTTGGACTAAAGGGGTTTTTATTCTGAAAAATGAATTGTTGGGTGATGTTTTCAAAAAGTTGGAAAGGTACTTTGACCGGGAAATAATACTAACTGGTAAAATGCCCGTTGAACCACTTTGTGGGAAAATAGATTTGAATGAAGGCATTCAGGAAATTATTCGTTTCATATCTCTTACAGCTCCAATTGTAGTGGAGGAGCGAGATAGCATTTTTTACGTTTCCCCTAAATGA
- a CDS encoding RagB/SusD family nutrient uptake outer membrane protein, producing MKKIHLLYIASALLLTGLTSCEDLLTEEPNSKYDRDRYFDSEEKAEMAVMGIYGSLSDFNHYGWYEMAAPASDDTYYTARTQSDNQVHDIAHYQLNSTNTWIESIWKLKYEGIDRANLTIDGISGMTGYSDNTRLKALEAEARFLRAFLAFDLVKGWGDVPFKTAYSSSYESAFGERVDRETIYDEIITDLTFAKNNLDWATASSTPERVTQGAARALLMRVYLQRAGYSLHSNGQLERPDDSKRKQYFDAVIKEWEAFEDKGYHDFYDGGYEALFKSFSQGVLNTKESLWEIAFYHSQGRRNGGAWGIYNGPQVAEPTGISASEANQYMGRANGFFIVVPEWRNFFEEKDKRRDIAICTYRYTWNGTKKEHVKEERSAGSWYVGKWRREWMPKESWNKNINYADVNYCPLRYADVVLMAAEAYNETGTDRQKAWNLLNSVRTRAEATSITEANYEEMMSARKKTHNLTFIDDSTPEGKFRTALYWERGLELAFEGQRKYDLIRWGVLGKALKLFGGVSSVNQKENKPYPAYRNFIEGKHELFPIPLKEIQSNPKLNGMNNNGY from the coding sequence ATGAAAAAGATACATCTATTATATATCGCATCCGCTTTATTACTGACAGGACTTACCTCTTGCGAGGACTTGCTGACAGAAGAACCCAATTCAAAGTATGACCGCGACCGCTATTTCGATTCGGAAGAAAAAGCGGAAATGGCAGTCATGGGGATATACGGCTCACTGTCGGATTTTAACCATTACGGTTGGTACGAAATGGCTGCTCCGGCATCTGACGATACCTATTATACCGCCCGTACACAGTCTGACAACCAGGTGCACGACATCGCGCACTACCAGCTCAACTCCACAAACACATGGATTGAAAGCATCTGGAAACTGAAATATGAAGGAATCGACCGTGCCAACCTGACTATCGACGGTATCAGCGGTATGACGGGATATAGTGACAATACCCGTCTGAAAGCACTGGAAGCCGAAGCCCGTTTCCTGCGTGCCTTCCTTGCATTCGACTTGGTGAAAGGCTGGGGAGATGTCCCTTTCAAAACCGCTTATTCCTCATCCTATGAATCCGCCTTCGGCGAACGTGTAGACCGTGAAACGATTTACGATGAAATTATAACCGACCTTACTTTTGCCAAGAACAATCTGGATTGGGCAACCGCTTCTTCCACTCCCGAACGGGTGACGCAGGGAGCAGCCCGTGCATTGCTGATGCGTGTGTATCTGCAACGTGCCGGATATAGCCTTCATTCAAACGGGCAGTTGGAACGTCCGGACGATAGCAAGCGGAAACAATACTTCGATGCAGTGATAAAAGAATGGGAAGCTTTTGAAGATAAAGGATACCATGACTTTTACGATGGTGGCTATGAAGCGCTTTTCAAAAGTTTCTCGCAAGGCGTGTTGAATACGAAAGAGAGCCTTTGGGAGATTGCTTTCTATCATTCACAGGGACGTCGCAACGGTGGAGCATGGGGGATTTATAACGGTCCGCAGGTGGCGGAACCTACCGGAATCTCCGCGTCTGAAGCAAATCAGTATATGGGACGTGCCAATGGTTTCTTTATCGTTGTTCCCGAATGGCGCAACTTCTTTGAAGAGAAAGATAAGCGTCGTGACATAGCGATTTGTACTTATCGCTACACTTGGAATGGCACTAAAAAGGAACATGTAAAAGAAGAAAGAAGTGCCGGAAGCTGGTACGTCGGAAAATGGCGCAGGGAATGGATGCCGAAAGAATCATGGAATAAGAACATCAATTACGCCGATGTGAATTATTGTCCTTTACGCTATGCCGATGTCGTATTAATGGCTGCCGAAGCATACAATGAAACAGGAACCGACCGTCAGAAAGCTTGGAATCTGTTGAATAGCGTTCGTACCCGTGCCGAAGCTACCTCTATCACAGAAGCGAATTATGAAGAAATGATGAGCGCACGGAAAAAAACGCATAACCTGACTTTCATCGACGACTCTACCCCCGAAGGAAAGTTCCGTACGGCTCTCTACTGGGAGCGTGGTCTTGAACTGGCTTTTGAAGGACAACGCAAATACGACCTGATACGTTGGGGCGTGTTGGGCAAGGCGCTGAAACTGTTTGGCGGAGTCAGTTCCGTGAACCAGAAAGAGAACAAACCTTATCCCGCTTACCGTAATTTTATAGAAGGCAAACATGAACTTTTCCCTATCCCTCTGAAGGAAATACAAAGTAATCCGAAACTCAATGGAATGAATAATAACGGGTATTAG
- the tsf gene encoding translation elongation factor Ts — protein sequence MAVSMADITKLRKMTGAGMMDCKNALTEAEGDFDKAMEIIRKKGQAVAAKRSEREASEGCVLAKTTGDRAVIVALKCETDFVAQNADFVKLTQDILDLAVANKCATLDEVKALPMGNGTVQDAVTDRSGITGEKMELDGYMTVEGACTAVYNHMNRNGLCTIVAFNKEVNEQLAKQVAMQIAAMNPIAIDEDGVSEEVKQKEIEVAIEKTKAEQVQKAVEAALKKANINPAHVDSEEHMESNMAKGWITAEDVAKAKEIIATVSVEKAAHLPEQMIQNIAKGRLGKFLKEVCLLNQEDIMDGKKTVREVLAAADPELKIVDFKRFTLKAE from the coding sequence ATGGCTGTAAGTATGGCTGATATTACCAAGCTGCGCAAAATGACCGGAGCTGGTATGATGGATTGCAAAAACGCGTTGACTGAAGCAGAAGGCGATTTCGACAAGGCAATGGAAATTATCCGTAAGAAAGGACAAGCTGTTGCTGCTAAGCGTTCGGAACGTGAAGCTTCTGAAGGTTGCGTTTTGGCTAAAACTACCGGTGACCGTGCCGTTATCGTTGCTTTGAAGTGTGAAACTGACTTTGTGGCTCAGAATGCTGATTTCGTGAAACTGACTCAGGATATTCTTGACCTTGCCGTGGCTAACAAATGCGCTACTTTGGACGAAGTGAAAGCATTGCCGATGGGTAACGGTACTGTACAGGATGCAGTGACTGACCGTAGCGGTATCACAGGTGAGAAGATGGAACTTGACGGTTACATGACTGTAGAAGGTGCATGCACTGCTGTTTACAACCACATGAACAGAAATGGTCTTTGCACGATTGTTGCTTTCAACAAGGAAGTTAACGAGCAGTTGGCTAAGCAAGTAGCTATGCAGATTGCCGCCATGAACCCGATTGCAATTGATGAAGATGGCGTTTCTGAAGAAGTAAAACAGAAAGAAATCGAAGTTGCTATTGAGAAGACAAAAGCTGAACAGGTACAGAAAGCTGTAGAAGCTGCTTTAAAGAAAGCTAACATCAACCCGGCTCATGTGGACAGCGAAGAACACATGGAAAGCAACATGGCTAAAGGCTGGATTACAGCTGAAGATGTAGCTAAAGCAAAAGAAATCATTGCTACCGTTTCTGTTGAAAAGGCTGCTCACTTGCCTGAACAAATGATTCAGAACATTGCTAAAGGTCGTCTGGGCAAGTTCTTGAAAGAAGTTTGCTTGCTGAACCAGGAAGATATCATGGACGGTAAGAAGACTGTAAGAGAAGTGTTGGCTGCTGCTGACCCTGAACTGAAGATTGTTGACTTCAAGCGTTTCACTTTGAAAGCTGAATAA
- the rplM gene encoding 50S ribosomal protein L13 yields the protein MDTLSYKTISANKATVTKEWVIVDATDQTLGRLGAKVAKLLRGKYKPNFTPHVDCGDNVIIINADKVKLTGNKWNDRVYLSYTGYPGGQREMTPARLIAKPNGEERLLKKVVKGMLPKNILGAKLLNNLYVYAGSEHKHAAQNPKMIDINSYK from the coding sequence GTGGATACTTTAAGTTACAAGACCATTTCTGCCAACAAAGCAACTGTAACCAAAGAATGGGTTATTGTTGACGCTACAGACCAGACATTAGGTCGTCTGGGAGCAAAAGTTGCAAAATTGTTGAGAGGAAAGTACAAACCAAACTTTACTCCTCACGTAGACTGCGGTGATAACGTTATCATCATCAATGCAGACAAAGTAAAACTGACTGGTAACAAGTGGAATGACAGAGTCTATTTGTCATATACAGGCTACCCTGGTGGTCAGAGAGAGATGACTCCTGCCCGTTTGATTGCTAAACCGAACGGCGAAGAGAGATTACTGAAAAAAGTAGTGAAGGGCATGCTTCCTAAGAATATCCTGGGAGCTAAATTGCTGAATAACTTGTATGTTTACGCTGGTAGCGAACACAAACATGCTGCTCAGAACCCGAAAATGATTGATATTAATTCATATAAATAA
- a CDS encoding SusC/RagA family TonB-linked outer membrane protein: MKSKIISILFLLVGISGIHAQSQTVTGKVVDNEGLEVIGGNVTVKGKQNTGTITDINGKYTITVSDPSKDVLVFSFIGLENMEVPVKGRKQIDVTMKAASVLLDEVVAIGYATVKRKDLTGSVASVRSDDLLKVPSSDVTQALAGRMAGVQIIQTDGQPGAAMSVRVRGGISITQSNEPLYIIDGFPTEDGMSSLDPADIESIDVLKDASATAIYGARGANGVVVITTKSGAKSEGKATLTFDSYVGVRTLAKRLNVLSVEEFVLADYERTLGDATDPAESMRAWQTRYGGFVDLHENYANREGIDWLDRTMGRTTVTQNYRVGVNGGNDKLNYNMSYGYFKDEGAMVYSGSDKHNISLSVRSEVNKRLSVTGRINFDYLKVYGAGVAGNGTNEGGSNVDAKFNKMVQILQYRPTIGIRGSDDELLAGEDPVLSDADGNVMQNPLIAAAEEKDNKETRTLQANGGLTFKIMKGLTFRNNTGMRYQLYRRELFYGDQSIMGRRSGIYGSIRNTETGSFQTSNVLTYDKRFQKKHKVVVQLGQEFVKRWTRVLESGVSGLPTDEFILGDMSLGTPSVASSDENFDDNLLSFFARLNYDFTDKYLFSATFRADGSSKFGKNNKWGYFPAVSAAWRVSEEDFIKRLNLFSDLKFRIGYGLAGNNRIGSYNSLALMSSIATAMGDKLTPGYASKQIPNPDLKWEANKTFNMGVDLGFLSQRITISPEFYINRSSNLLLNAQLPYSSGYQTMLINAGETKNVGVELTVNTVNFSTKKFSWNTTLTLSHNKNSVRALTGEAVQLYEAKFGFNQNTHRIAVGEPLGQFYGYITDGLYQVDDFNYDASTQTYTLKDGVPYHGDRGRIQPGMWKFRNLTEGDDIIDENDKTIIGNAQPKFYGGLNNSFTYKGFDLSVFLTFSYGNEVLNATKLVTSKIGSQNYNALDVMNSSNRWMTINSAGQKVTDPGELAALNAGKTVAAYHDAQQGDNYIHSWAVEDASYLKLSNVTVGYTFPKHLIARVGLKNLRLYATGNNLLTWTKYTGFDPEVSTMKSGLTPGVDFGAYPLSRSFIFGLNVAF; encoded by the coding sequence ATGAAAAGTAAGATTATTAGTATTTTATTTCTGCTTGTCGGTATATCCGGCATACACGCCCAAAGTCAGACTGTCACCGGAAAGGTGGTGGACAACGAGGGCTTGGAAGTGATTGGGGGAAATGTAACTGTGAAAGGCAAACAAAACACAGGTACAATCACCGACATCAACGGTAAATACACCATTACCGTCAGCGACCCGTCTAAAGATGTACTGGTCTTTTCTTTTATCGGTCTGGAAAACATGGAAGTGCCCGTGAAAGGAAGGAAACAGATTGATGTGACTATGAAAGCGGCTTCGGTACTGCTGGACGAAGTGGTAGCTATCGGTTATGCCACAGTGAAACGTAAAGACCTGACCGGCTCCGTAGCTTCCGTCAGAAGCGATGATTTGCTCAAAGTCCCTTCGTCCGATGTCACCCAAGCTCTTGCGGGACGTATGGCAGGTGTACAGATTATACAGACAGACGGACAACCGGGAGCTGCCATGTCAGTACGTGTACGTGGGGGTATATCAATAACACAAAGTAACGAACCGCTTTATATTATCGACGGATTCCCTACGGAAGACGGCATGTCCAGTCTCGACCCCGCTGATATTGAGAGCATTGATGTCTTGAAAGACGCTTCGGCAACAGCCATCTATGGTGCCCGCGGAGCGAACGGGGTAGTGGTAATCACTACCAAAAGCGGTGCGAAAAGTGAAGGAAAGGCGACGCTTACTTTCGATTCGTATGTGGGAGTACGTACGCTTGCCAAACGTCTGAATGTACTGAGTGTGGAAGAATTTGTACTGGCGGATTATGAAAGAACATTAGGTGACGCCACCGACCCCGCAGAAAGTATGCGGGCATGGCAAACCCGTTATGGCGGCTTTGTCGATTTGCACGAAAACTATGCCAACCGTGAGGGCATAGATTGGCTGGACCGTACTATGGGACGCACCACCGTCACACAGAACTACCGGGTAGGCGTGAACGGTGGTAATGATAAACTGAACTATAATATGTCTTACGGCTACTTCAAGGATGAAGGTGCTATGGTATATAGCGGAAGCGACAAACACAATATCTCGCTTAGTGTAAGGAGTGAAGTGAACAAGCGTCTCTCCGTCACCGGACGTATCAACTTCGATTACCTGAAAGTATATGGCGCGGGAGTTGCCGGAAACGGAACGAACGAAGGCGGTAGCAATGTGGACGCTAAGTTCAATAAAATGGTGCAGATATTGCAATACCGTCCTACCATCGGTATTCGTGGAAGTGATGATGAACTATTGGCAGGAGAAGACCCCGTATTGAGCGATGCGGACGGTAACGTAATGCAGAATCCGTTGATAGCTGCTGCCGAAGAAAAGGACAACAAGGAAACTCGTACCTTGCAAGCCAATGGCGGCTTGACCTTTAAAATAATGAAAGGACTGACCTTCCGGAATAATACGGGTATGCGTTACCAGCTATACCGACGCGAACTTTTCTATGGCGACCAGTCTATTATGGGAAGACGTAGCGGTATCTACGGCTCTATCCGAAATACGGAAACCGGAAGTTTCCAAACGTCCAACGTCCTGACTTACGACAAGCGCTTTCAGAAGAAACATAAAGTAGTCGTGCAACTGGGACAGGAATTTGTGAAACGTTGGACACGCGTTCTTGAATCCGGTGTGAGCGGACTGCCTACCGACGAATTTATTCTAGGTGATATGAGCCTGGGTACTCCGTCTGTTGCTTCATCCGACGAAAACTTTGACGACAACCTGCTTTCTTTCTTCGCCCGTCTCAACTACGATTTCACCGACAAATATTTGTTCTCCGCCACTTTCCGCGCGGACGGCTCTTCCAAATTCGGCAAGAACAACAAATGGGGATACTTTCCCGCCGTATCAGCCGCCTGGCGTGTGAGCGAAGAGGATTTTATAAAAAGATTGAATCTCTTTTCCGACTTGAAATTCCGTATCGGATACGGTCTGGCAGGTAACAACCGCATCGGTAGCTACAACAGCCTTGCCCTGATGTCTTCAATTGCCACAGCTATGGGGGATAAACTCACCCCCGGTTATGCTTCCAAGCAGATACCGAATCCCGATTTGAAATGGGAAGCGAACAAGACATTTAATATGGGCGTAGATTTGGGCTTTCTGAGCCAACGTATCACTATCTCGCCCGAATTCTATATTAATAGGAGTAGTAATCTGCTGTTGAATGCCCAGTTGCCTTATTCTTCCGGTTATCAGACTATGTTGATTAACGCCGGCGAAACGAAGAATGTGGGAGTGGAACTGACTGTGAATACAGTGAACTTCTCTACAAAGAAATTCAGTTGGAACACTACGCTTACGTTGTCGCACAACAAGAATTCCGTGAGAGCATTGACCGGTGAGGCGGTACAACTCTACGAAGCCAAGTTCGGCTTTAACCAAAACACACACCGTATTGCTGTCGGAGAACCGTTGGGACAATTCTATGGCTACATTACGGATGGCTTGTATCAGGTGGATGATTTCAATTACGACGCTTCCACCCAAACTTATACACTGAAAGACGGTGTGCCTTATCATGGGGATAGAGGTCGGATTCAGCCGGGAATGTGGAAGTTCAGAAACTTGACCGAAGGGGATGATATCATTGATGAAAATGATAAAACGATTATCGGCAACGCCCAACCGAAATTCTACGGCGGTCTGAACAACTCCTTTACTTACAAAGGATTTGACTTGAGCGTATTCCTTACTTTCAGTTATGGCAATGAGGTGTTGAACGCCACCAAACTGGTTACCAGTAAAATAGGCAGCCAGAACTATAATGCATTAGACGTAATGAACAGCTCCAACCGCTGGATGACCATCAACTCCGCAGGGCAGAAAGTAACAGATCCCGGAGAATTGGCTGCTTTGAACGCCGGCAAAACGGTAGCCGCCTATCATGACGCGCAACAAGGAGACAATTATATCCACTCTTGGGCAGTAGAAGACGCTTCCTATTTAAAACTGAGTAATGTGACTGTGGGATATACATTCCCGAAACACCTGATTGCGAGAGTAGGATTGAAGAACCTGCGCCTGTATGCTACGGGCAATAACTTGTTAACGTGGACAAAATATACAGGTTTCGACCCGGAAGTCTCTACAATGAAAAGCGGGCTGACACCCGGTGTTGACTTTGGAGCGTATCCCCTCAGCCGTTCTTTCATTTTTGGTCTAAACGTAGCTTTCTAA
- the rpsB gene encoding 30S ribosomal protein S2: MSRTNFDTLLEAGCHFGHLKRKWNPAMAPYIFMERNGIHIIDLHKTVAKVDEAAEALKQIAKSGKKVLFVATKKQAKQVVAEKAQSVNMPYVIERWPGGMLTNFPTIRKAVKKMATIDKLTNDGTYANLSKREVLQISRQRAKLDKTLGSIADLTRLPSALFVIDVMKENIAVREANRLGIPVFGIVDTNSDPSNVDFVIPANDDATKSVEVILDACCAAMIEGLEERKAEKIDMEAAGETPANKGKKKSVKARLDKSDEEAINAAKAAAFIKEDEEA, from the coding sequence ATGTCAAGAACAAATTTTGATACATTATTGGAGGCTGGTTGCCACTTCGGACACCTTAAGAGAAAGTGGAATCCTGCAATGGCTCCTTATATTTTCATGGAACGCAATGGTATTCACATCATTGACCTCCACAAAACTGTTGCAAAAGTAGACGAAGCTGCTGAAGCTTTGAAACAGATTGCCAAATCTGGCAAGAAAGTTCTTTTTGTTGCTACTAAAAAACAAGCTAAACAAGTTGTAGCTGAGAAAGCTCAATCTGTTAATATGCCTTATGTAATCGAACGCTGGCCGGGTGGTATGTTGACCAACTTCCCGACTATCCGTAAGGCTGTGAAGAAAATGGCTACTATCGACAAGTTGACTAACGATGGTACTTATGCTAACCTTTCTAAGAGAGAAGTTCTTCAGATTTCACGTCAACGTGCAAAATTGGACAAGACTTTGGGCTCTATCGCTGACCTGACTCGTCTGCCGTCTGCATTGTTCGTTATCGACGTAATGAAAGAAAATATCGCAGTTCGTGAAGCTAACCGTTTGGGTATTCCAGTATTCGGTATCGTTGATACTAACTCTGATCCTTCAAACGTTGATTTCGTAATTCCTGCTAACGATGACGCTACTAAATCAGTAGAAGTGATCCTCGATGCTTGCTGCGCTGCAATGATCGAAGGTTTGGAAGAAAGAAAAGCTGAAAAGATTGACATGGAAGCTGCTGGTGAAACTCCTGCTAACAAAGGCAAGAAGAAATCAGTAAAAGCTAGACTCGACAAGTCTGACGAAGAAGCTATCAACGCAGCTAAGGCTGCTGCTTTCATCAAGGAAGACGAAGAGGCTTAA
- the rpsI gene encoding 30S ribosomal protein S9, whose amino-acid sequence MEVVNALGRRKRAIARIFVSEGTGKITINKRDLAEYFPSTILQYVVKQPLNKLGAAEKYDIKVNLCGGGFTGQSQALRLAIARALVKMNAEDKAALRAEGFMTRDPRSVERKKPGQPKARRRFQFSKR is encoded by the coding sequence ATGGAAGTAGTAAATGCATTAGGCAGACGTAAACGTGCTATTGCACGCATATTCGTAAGCGAAGGTACAGGAAAGATTACTATTAACAAGAGAGACCTTGCAGAGTACTTTCCATCAACTATTCTTCAGTATGTTGTAAAACAACCATTGAACAAGCTGGGTGCTGCTGAGAAGTATGACATCAAGGTGAACTTGTGTGGTGGTGGTTTCACTGGTCAGTCTCAGGCATTGCGTTTGGCAATCGCTCGTGCACTGGTTAAGATGAACGCTGAAGATAAAGCCGCTCTTCGTGCAGAAGGCTTCATGACTCGTGACCCACGTTCTGTTGAACGTAAGAAACCGGGACAGCCGAAAGCTCGTAGAAGATTCCAGTTCAGCAAGCGTTAA